The Oxalobacter aliiformigenes nucleotide sequence TCCGTCTACTATTCAAACAACATGTGTTTGCATTATTTCTTCAATGATTGAGCGGCCTTACGTGGACCTTTTCTGGTTCGCGCGTTTGTGCGTGTACGTTGACCTCTCACAGGCAACCCTCTGCGATGACGCAAACCACGATAACAACCCAGATCCATCAACCGCTTGATGCTCATGGAAACTTCGCGACGCAAATCGCCTTCAATGACGAATTTGTCGATTTCAGCGCGCAGTTTTTCAAGTTCGCTGTCATCCAGATCCTTGACCTTTTTGGTTGGAGCGACGCCGGCTATGGCACAGATATCCTGTGCGCGCGGACGTCCAATACCATAAATAGCCGTCAGGCCAATGACAATGTGTTGATGGTTGGGAATATTAACCCCTGCAATACGTGCCATTCGTTCTGTCCTAAATTGACGTTAATTAACCTTGTCTTTGTTTATGACGTGCTTCAGTGCAAATAACACGGACCACGCCCTTTCTCTTGATAATTTTGCAATTGCGGCAAATCCGCTTGACTGATGCCTGAACCTTCATTTTTCCCTCTTTTTAACAATATATTGAATTCAGTTATTTTGTTCTGAAAACAATGCGAGCCCTACTTAAATCGTAAGGAGTCAACTCGACCGTTACCTTGTCGCCCGGAAGAATACGGATGTAATTCATACGCATTTTTCCCGAAATGTGCCCGAGAACCATATGTCCATTTTCCAGTTTCACGCGAAAAGTCGCATTGGGCAAGTTATCTACGATCTCACCCTGCATCTGGATAACGTCATCTTTAGCCATAAAATAGATGTCTTTTATGAAATATTAACGAGGTAAACTGTTGCTCTTGAAATTTGCCTTCCTCAACAGGGAATCATATTGTTGCGACATGATGTAATTCTGGATTTGCGCCATAAAGTCCATCGTCACGACAACGATAATCAGCAAGGAAGTACCGCCGAAGTAAAACGGAACCTGCCAGCGTGCTACCAGAAACTCCGGCAACAAACAGATTAATGTAACATAAATTGCACCGGCAAGTGTCAATCTCATCAAAATTTTATCGATATATCTCGCTGTCTGTTCGCCTGGGCGAATTCCTGGAATAAAAGCGCCGCTTTTTTTCAGATTATCTGCCGTTTCGCGACTGTTAAAAACAAGTGCAGTATAGAAAAAACAGAAAAATATAATTGCGGCAGCATACAATATTGCATGCACCGGTTCGCCTGGAGCCAAGGATGCAGACAAATCTTTCAGGAAACGAATGAAAACATTGTCTGTTTCCGCTCCTGTTGCAAACCATCCAGCAATCGTTGCCGGGAACAGGATAATCGAGGAAGCAAAGATCGGAGGAATGACTCCAGCCATATTGACCTTCAAAGGCAAAAAGCTGCTTTGCCCTCCATATATTTTGTTTCCGATCTGACGCTTGGCGTAGTTGACAAGAATCCTGCGCTGACCACTTTCGATAAACACCACGAGAAAAGTAACGACAGCAACGATTACACAAATAATCAAGGCAGTCAGTGTATTCATCGAACCGGTACGGACCAGCTCGACAAGGCCTCCAATTGCATTGGGCAATCCGGCGGCAATACCAGCAAAAATGAGCATGGAAATACCATTGCCCAAACCTCTTTCCGTTATCTGCTCACCAAGCCACATCAAAAACATGGTACCGGTCACCAGTGTTACAACTGCTGTAAACCGGAATGCCAATCCTGGCTCGATAACCAAACCGGGCTGCGACTCAAGTGCAACAGCGATACCCAGTCCCTGAAAAGCGGCAAGCACCAACGTTCCATAACGCGTATACTGCGTCATCTTCCGTCTTCCAGCCTCACCTTCCTTTTTCAATGCATCGATTTGTGGAGACACAATTCCGAGCATTTGCATGATAATGGAAGCTGAAATATACGGCATGATGCCCAGTGCAAAAACCGTAAACCGCGAAAGCGCGCCCCCTGAAAACATGTTGAACATGCCAAGAATACCGCCCTGATTTTGTCTGAACAGCAATGCAAGCTGTTCAGAATCAATACCCGGAACAGGAATATGCGCACCAATACGGAATACAACCAATGCCCCAAGCAAAAACAGCAACCGTTTCCAGGGAAAACCGGCGGTAGCGTTTTTTGCTGAATTAGATGACGTTGCCAACTGGATACCTCTGTATGTTGTTTACTTAAGCGACTTTTCCGCCTTTGCTTTCAATAGCAGCCCTGGCACCTTTGGTCACAACAAGTCCATTCACATTCACGCTGCGATTGATTTCACCGGAAAGAATGATTCTGACATTCTTTACCAGACCGGAAACCAGGCCTGCCTGTTTCAAAACCAGCAAGTCAATATCATCCACGCCGAGCTTATCAAGATCAGACAAACGCACTTCGGCACGTGTCAATGCAGATGGCGATTTGAAACCACGTTTCGGCAACCGGCGCTGCAAAGGCATCTGACCGCCTTCGAAACCGATTCTATGAAAACCGCCGGCTCTCGACTTCTGGCCCTTGTGACCACGACCAGCAGTCTTGCCCAAGCCACTACCGATACCGCGTCCAACTCTACGTTTTGCCTGTTTTGAGCCAAAAGCAGGTTGCAAATTATTTAAGTTCATAATTTATCCTGTTAGCAGTCTCTATCAAGCAACTACTTGAACGAGATATGATACTTTTTTAATCATTCCACGAACTGCAGGGGTATCCTGCAAAGTGGATACGGAATTCAATCGGCGAAGTCCAAGACCGCGAACCGTATCACGATGTGATTTCCGGGTCCCGATCAGGCTTTTTACCAATTTCACTGTGATTTGATTAGACATTATCGATTCCTTATCCAACAATTTCTTCTACAGACTTGCCGCGTTTTGCCGCAATATCGGCAGGAGTATTCATCGAAGCAAGCGCATTCAAAGTCGCTCTGACCATATTGTATGGATTAGTCGAACCGAAAGACTTGGCCACGACGTTGGTAACACCCATGACATCAAAAATGGCACGCATAGCACCGCCGGCAATAACGCCGGTACCTTGTTTTGCCGGATTCAGCATTACCTTGGAAGCACCATGTTTTCCGATAGCCGTATGCTGCAAGGTTCCATCTTTCAATGTCACTTTGATCATGTTACGACGGGCTTCTTCCATTGCTTTCTGGACAGCGATAGGCACTTCTTTCGACTTGCCCTTGCCCATACCAACGCGACCGTCACCGTCACCGACAACCGTCAGAGCGGCAAAGCCCATAATACGACCGCCCTTGACAACTTTGGTCACACGATTGATTGCGATCATCTTTTCACGCAATCCGTCATCCGGTCGATCACCTTGTGTCTTTTGTTGCATTTTTGCCATGGTTATATCCTTAGAACTTCAGACCTGCTTCACGAGCAGCTTCAGCCAATGCTTTGACACGGCCGTGATAACGAAAACCGGAACGATCAAAAGCGACCTCTGTAATTCCAGCCTGCAATGCTTTTTCGGCCACTCTTTTGCCGACCAGCGACGCTGCTGCCACATTGCCACCATTTTTTCCTGCCAGTTCCTGGCGGACATCGGCTTCCAGTGTCGAAGAAGAAGCCAGAATCCGAGCATCCGGTCCAATGATATTTGCATAAATATGCAAATTGGTACGATGCACCGACAAACGAGTTGCTCTCAAAACAGCAATTTTGGCTCGAGTCTGACGTCCGCGGCGCAAACGTGATTGTTTCTTGTTCATCAATCGCCCCTATTACTTCTTCTTAGTTTCTTTGATCTTAACGACTTCGTCTGCATAACGAACACCCTTGCTCTTGTATGGTTCAGGTTTGCGATATGCACGAACATCAGCTGCGACTTGCCCAACCAAGTGCTTGTCAATTCCCTTGATTACGATTTCAGTCTGCGATGGTGTTTCACACTTGACACCGGCAGGCATCACATGAACAACAGGATGAGAAAAACCAAGAGACATGTTCAGTTTGTCGCCCTGAGCCTGCGCACGAAAACCGACGCCGACCAGATTGAGACGTTTTTCAAACCCCTTGCTGACGCCAAGAACCATATTATTCAGCAGTGCGCGTGTAGTTCCCCACATTGCCACCGCTTCACGACTGTCGTTTGCCGCTTCAACCTTAAGCGATTTGTCTTCCTGCTTGACAGTCACCAAATCACTCAAAATCCTGCTCATTGAACCCAAGGGGCCCTTTACAGTAATTTCATTATTCGCGATTGTTGCAGTTGTGCCTTCAGGAATAACAACCTGCATTTTTCCAACTCTAGACATGCTTCACTCCTCAGGCAACATAGCAAAGAACTTCGCCACCGACTCCCGTAGCCCTCGCTTTACGGTCTGTCATGACACCCTTTGGCGTAGAAACGATAGCTACACCCAAGCCATTCATTACGCTAGGCAATTCATCACGTCCTTTATAGATACGAAGACCCGGACGCGAAACCCGTTCCAGTCTTTCGATAACCGGACGACCAACATAATACTTCAGCGCGATATTCAGCTGCGCCTTGCCAGCTTCTTCACTGACATCGAAAGAATCGATATAACCTTCATCCTTCAGGACTGTAGCAATGGCTACCTTGACCTTGGAAGAGGGCATAGCGACAGAACTTTTCTTAACTTGCTGCGCATTACGGATGCGAGTCAGCATATCTGCGATAGGATCGCTCATACTCATAACAATTCCTCCTGCTACCAGCTAGCTTTGGTGATTCCAGGAATTTCGCCACTCATAGCGAATTCTCTTAGCTTGGTGCGACCCAAGCCGAACTTGCGATACGTGCCGCGCGGCCTTCCTGTCAAAGCGCAACGATTACGCTGACGCGTCGGATTTGCGTTGCGAGGCAACGACTGCAACTTGAGACGAGCTTCAAAGCGTTCTTCTTCAGTCTTGCTTTGATCGTCAATAATAGCTTTCAATTCGGCGCGTTTGCCTGCATATTTCTTAACAAGCGCTGCGCGTTTCAATTCACGGTTTATTAATGCCAGTTTTGCCATGGCTATCTCAATTTCTAAACGGAAATTTAAATGCGGAAAGAAGTGCTTTGGACTCCTCATCGGTTTTAGCGGTTGTGGTGATGCTGATATTCAATCCCCGCAAAGCATCAATCTTGTCATATTCAATCTCGGGAAATATGATTTGCTCCTTGATTCCGAGATTGTAATTTCCCCGCCCATCGAAAGAACGGCCATTGATACCGCGAAAATCACGCACACGAGGCAACGCAACCGTAACCAGCCGATCAAGAAATTCATACATTCTTGCACCACGCAAGGTAACCATACAGCCAATAGGATAACCTTCGCGAATCTTGAACCCTGCAATGGACTTGCGCGCCTTGGTCACAACCGGTTTTTGACCTGCGATTTTCGCCAAATCGGCCGTTGCATGATCAATCACCTTCTTGTCCGCAACCGCTTCCGACAACCCCATATTCAGAGTAATTTTAGTAATACGCGGAACTTCCATCGTAGATTTGTAGGAAAACTTAGCCATCAAATCAGCGACGATTTTTTCCTTATATAATTCCTGTAGACGCGCCATAATTATTTAGCCTCGACAACTTCACCATTCGATTTAAAGATACGGACTTTTTTTCCATCCACCTCTTTAAAACCCACACGATCCGCCTTCCCCGTCTTTGCATTGAACAGAGCGACATTGGAAATATGGATCGGCATCAGCTTGTCAACAATGCCCCCCGTAGCACCCGTCATCGGATTTGGCTTGGTCGTTTTCTTGGCGACATTCACACCAGCAACAACAACACGATCATTAACACATTGCTGAACAGTACCGCGTTTGCCCTTGTCTTTTCCGACCAGAACAATCACTTCATCGCCTTTACGTATTTTGTTCATAAAACCCCCTTACAATACTTCCGGCGCAAGTGAAACGATTTTCATAAATCTTTCAGTACGCAATTCACGAGTTACCGGCCCAAAAATACGGGTCCCGATCGGTTCAAGCTTGTTGTTGAGCAAAACAGCGGCACCTTCATCAAACTTGATCAACGAGCCATCCTGACGACGCACACCTTTTGCCGTACGAACGACAACAGCATTGTAGATTTCGCCTTTTTTGACCCTTCCGCGAGGAGCAGCACTCTTGACCGTTACCTTAATGATGTCACCGACCTGAGCATAACGACGCTTGGACCCGCCAAGCACCTTGATACAAAGGACCTCTCTGGCACCTGTATTGTCGGCCACTTTTAAACGACTTTCAGTCTGAATCATAATTTTTCTTTCCCAACTTAATTCGCCATCATTGACGATCAGTCTTGGTCCCGCCAGACGCAAGTTTTGCGACTGATTAGGTGTACATGATATATAAAGAACTTCGCATCAGCCCCATCAATACCGGAATGATGCGAAGTTTTGAATTATTGCATTATCCAAAAACAAATGCAATCTTTTTATATAATTTGTGCAACCTGAATAACTTTGGTGAGAACCCAAGATTTGTTCTTAGAAATTGGACGGCCTTCCTGAATTTCAACGGTATCGCCAATTCTTGCCTGATTATTTGCATCATGCACAAGATACTTCTTAGTACGACGGACAACCTTCCCATAAATTGGATGCTTCATCCGTCGTTCAACCAAAACAGAAGCAGTTTTATCCATCTTGTCTGATACAACCTTACCAATCAGTGTACGTTTTAACGCAGACTTTTCCTGATCGTTCATTATGCTTTACCCTTAGAATTCATGACAGTCTTTACCCGAGCAATATCCCTTCTCACTTTCTTCAGCTGAGAAGTATTGGTCAATTGCTGAGTTGCCAATTGCATACGCAGACCAAACTGAGCCTTCAAAAGATCATTCAGTTCAGTTTTCAGTTCAGCCTGGTCCTTGGAACGCAGTTCGGATGCTTTCATATTAACTCCTCTTACTGGCCAAGCTGACGGACAACAAATACCGTCGGCAATGGCAATTTGGCGGCAGCCAGACGAAACGCTTCACGAGCAAGCGCTTCATCGACTCCATCCATTTCATAAAGAACCTTGCCGGGTCTGATTTCGGCAACATAGTATTCCGGATTGCCCTTGCCGCTACCCATACGGACTTCAGCCGGTTTTTCAGAAATCGGTTTGTCCGGAAACACACGGATCCAGATACGGCCACCTCTTTTGATGTGGCGGGTCATTGCACGGCGAGCAGCTTCAATCTGACGAGCCGTAATACGGCCTCTTCCTACTGCCTTCAGGCCAAAGTCGCCAAACGATACCTTTGTACCTCTTTCATGAGAAATACCGGTATTGCGCCCTTTCTGCTCTTTTCTATACTTTCTACGAGATGGTTGCAACATAATTATTCTCCTGCTGCTTCAACAGGCGCATTTTCAGTCGCTGTTGCTGCATTTTCAGGTTTTCTGGC carries:
- the rpsM gene encoding 30S ribosomal protein S13 is translated as MARIAGVNIPNHQHIVIGLTAIYGIGRPRAQDICAIAGVAPTKKVKDLDDSELEKLRAEIDKFVIEGDLRREVSMSIKRLMDLGCYRGLRHRRGLPVRGQRTRTNARTRKGPRKAAQSLKK
- the rpmJ gene encoding 50S ribosomal protein L36, whose translation is MKVQASVKRICRNCKIIKRKGVVRVICTEARHKQRQG
- the infA gene encoding translation initiation factor IF-1 codes for the protein MAKDDVIQMQGEIVDNLPNATFRVKLENGHMVLGHISGKMRMNYIRILPGDKVTVELTPYDLSRARIVFRTK
- the secY gene encoding preprotein translocase subunit SecY, encoding MATSSNSAKNATAGFPWKRLLFLLGALVVFRIGAHIPVPGIDSEQLALLFRQNQGGILGMFNMFSGGALSRFTVFALGIMPYISASIIMQMLGIVSPQIDALKKEGEAGRRKMTQYTRYGTLVLAAFQGLGIAVALESQPGLVIEPGLAFRFTAVVTLVTGTMFLMWLGEQITERGLGNGISMLIFAGIAAGLPNAIGGLVELVRTGSMNTLTALIICVIVAVVTFLVVFIESGQRRILVNYAKRQIGNKIYGGQSSFLPLKVNMAGVIPPIFASSIILFPATIAGWFATGAETDNVFIRFLKDLSASLAPGEPVHAILYAAAIIFFCFFYTALVFNSRETADNLKKSGAFIPGIRPGEQTARYIDKILMRLTLAGAIYVTLICLLPEFLVARWQVPFYFGGTSLLIIVVVTMDFMAQIQNYIMSQQYDSLLRKANFKSNSLPR
- the rplO gene encoding 50S ribosomal protein L15 — translated: MNLNNLQPAFGSKQAKRRVGRGIGSGLGKTAGRGHKGQKSRAGGFHRIGFEGGQMPLQRRLPKRGFKSPSALTRAEVRLSDLDKLGVDDIDLLVLKQAGLVSGLVKNVRIILSGEINRSVNVNGLVVTKGARAAIESKGGKVA
- the rpmD gene encoding 50S ribosomal protein L30 yields the protein MSNQITVKLVKSLIGTRKSHRDTVRGLGLRRLNSVSTLQDTPAVRGMIKKVSYLVQVVA
- the rpsE gene encoding 30S ribosomal protein S5, with product MAKMQQKTQGDRPDDGLREKMIAINRVTKVVKGGRIMGFAALTVVGDGDGRVGMGKGKSKEVPIAVQKAMEEARRNMIKVTLKDGTLQHTAIGKHGASKVMLNPAKQGTGVIAGGAMRAIFDVMGVTNVVAKSFGSTNPYNMVRATLNALASMNTPADIAAKRGKSVEEIVG
- the rplR gene encoding 50S ribosomal protein L18 — its product is MNKKQSRLRRGRQTRAKIAVLRATRLSVHRTNLHIYANIIGPDARILASSSTLEADVRQELAGKNGGNVAAASLVGKRVAEKALQAGITEVAFDRSGFRYHGRVKALAEAAREAGLKF
- the rplF gene encoding 50S ribosomal protein L6; this encodes MSRVGKMQVVIPEGTTATIANNEITVKGPLGSMSRILSDLVTVKQEDKSLKVEAANDSREAVAMWGTTRALLNNMVLGVSKGFEKRLNLVGVGFRAQAQGDKLNMSLGFSHPVVHVMPAGVKCETPSQTEIVIKGIDKHLVGQVAADVRAYRKPEPYKSKGVRYADEVVKIKETKKK
- the rpsH gene encoding 30S ribosomal protein S8, which codes for MSMSDPIADMLTRIRNAQQVKKSSVAMPSSKVKVAIATVLKDEGYIDSFDVSEEAGKAQLNIALKYYVGRPVIERLERVSRPGLRIYKGRDELPSVMNGLGVAIVSTPKGVMTDRKARATGVGGEVLCYVA
- the rpsN gene encoding 30S ribosomal protein S14; this translates as MAKLALINRELKRAALVKKYAGKRAELKAIIDDQSKTEEERFEARLKLQSLPRNANPTRQRNRCALTGRPRGTYRKFGLGRTKLREFAMSGEIPGITKASW
- the rplE gene encoding 50S ribosomal protein L5, with protein sequence MARLQELYKEKIVADLMAKFSYKSTMEVPRITKITLNMGLSEAVADKKVIDHATADLAKIAGQKPVVTKARKSIAGFKIREGYPIGCMVTLRGARMYEFLDRLVTVALPRVRDFRGINGRSFDGRGNYNLGIKEQIIFPEIEYDKIDALRGLNISITTTAKTDEESKALLSAFKFPFRN
- the rplX gene encoding 50S ribosomal protein L24, which encodes MNKIRKGDEVIVLVGKDKGKRGTVQQCVNDRVVVAGVNVAKKTTKPNPMTGATGGIVDKLMPIHISNVALFNAKTGKADRVGFKEVDGKKVRIFKSNGEVVEAK
- the rplN gene encoding 50S ribosomal protein L14, producing MIQTESRLKVADNTGAREVLCIKVLGGSKRRYAQVGDIIKVTVKSAAPRGRVKKGEIYNAVVVRTAKGVRRQDGSLIKFDEGAAVLLNNKLEPIGTRIFGPVTRELRTERFMKIVSLAPEVL
- the rpsQ gene encoding 30S ribosomal protein S17, coding for MNDQEKSALKRTLIGKVVSDKMDKTASVLVERRMKHPIYGKVVRRTKKYLVHDANNQARIGDTVEIQEGRPISKNKSWVLTKVIQVAQII
- the rpmC gene encoding 50S ribosomal protein L29, which encodes MKASELRSKDQAELKTELNDLLKAQFGLRMQLATQQLTNTSQLKKVRRDIARVKTVMNSKGKA
- the rplP gene encoding 50S ribosomal protein L16, coding for MLQPSRRKYRKEQKGRNTGISHERGTKVSFGDFGLKAVGRGRITARQIEAARRAMTRHIKRGGRIWIRVFPDKPISEKPAEVRMGSGKGNPEYYVAEIRPGKVLYEMDGVDEALAREAFRLAAAKLPLPTVFVVRQLGQ